A stretch of the Musa acuminata AAA Group cultivar baxijiao chromosome BXJ2-7, Cavendish_Baxijiao_AAA, whole genome shotgun sequence genome encodes the following:
- the LOC135616913 gene encoding receptor-like serine/threonine-protein kinase ALE2 isoform X2: MYQANRHAWCRGVVAFPLSPQRSTSELMFYQPSKQEGNERPFEAICLKNAGWTPTAVSVNARQHSQPSPPNLEPSEHCSLPPWSYRDQWHRSRKLASWSQFYLLVMGRALLQGFLRQPPLLLFPLGLLLLPIGVFGYKLSFNQHAFGMRRGKMGRRCGLSCRCIIYVVMVASAIYRVEGLSMVLSEVSSVYPAQNKEINSESTTAPSSASLPKDGAVTPGVLPVMPSVASPAPSVHVTAGHKRPRASVPSLKNQPNANIASGPPRYSRPGPSNKSLIRPRKAPTTAFAPPAIDLHGSVAPPKSRTSPFSSAKRDGTPVAAPPTEMHRHLVPTNNSPSKAPMVTPAPEVIPKYSRPHHASPFHQGPSFSPTLAPAPSQSSPIPSGSNEWLNHSPTISPSSHPVTSSAAPPLPIWLLPPPPPNMDCNWLICTEPSTNPPPGSPCICVLPIRVGLRLSVTLYTFFPLVPQFAEEIAFGIYMKQSQVRIMGANVASDEPENTIVLIDLVPREELFDNTTAFLTFEKFWHKDIIINTSLFGEYAVLYVLYPGLPPSPPRAPADINFGDGTSGNSNNGRTIKPLGVDVRKQKEKTSGNLIAVIVLSSFVALTLCVGAAWFLLLKKRCHSHMAAAHLHKVLPLFARTSGTKHMMLGNRPCSESASFSSSVATYTGSAKTFTLAEIEKATNRFDESKIIGEGGFGRVYQGTLEDGIRVAVKVLKRDDQQSGREFFAEVEMLNRLHHRNLVKLIGICMGEAVRCLVYELVPNGSVESHLHGVDKETAPLDWNSRMKITLGAARGLAYLHEDSSPRVIHRDFKSSNILLEHDYTPKVSDFGLARAALDEGNLHISTRVMGTFGYVAPEYAMTGHLLVKSDVYSFGVVLLELLTGRKPIDMLQPPGQENLVTWARPLLTNMDNLEMIVDPALAMNVPIDSIVKVAAIASMCVQPEVSHRPFMGEVVQALKLVCNECNQNIGTESCSQNELPNRDTAARVSNGSRLEAERVLLASDILSTSTRFDQDESGSFQTHSNSGPLIMSKSRQFWQRLRSLSTGSVSERGAAQRFGIGSECGEQWS, encoded by the exons ATGTATCAGGCCAATAGACATGCATGGTGCAGAGGGGTTGTTGCCTTTCCCCTCTCTCCCCAAAGGAGTACATCTGAGCTGATGTTCTACCAACCAAGCAAACAAGAAGGAAATGAACGGCCTTTCGAGGCCATATGCTTAAAAAATGCAGGTTGGACTCCCACTGCCGTGTCCGTCAACGCAAGACAACATTCACAGCCCAGTCCTCCCAATTTGGAGCCATCCGAGCATTGCTCACTGCCCCCTTGGAGCTACCGTGATCAGTGGCACA GATCGAGAAAGCTTGCTTCTTGGTCACAGTTTTATCTTCTGGTGATGGGAAGAGCACTCCTACAGGGTTTCCTTCGACAGCCCCCGCTCCTTTTGTTCCCTCTCGGCCTACTACTACTCCCTATTGGTGTTTTTGGCTATAAGCTTTCATTCAACCAACACGCCTTCG GAATGAGACGCGGTAAGATGGGTCGGCGATGCGGGCTTTCTTGTCGGTGTATCATCTACGTCGTGATGGTTGCTTCGGCGATCTATCGAGTGGAAG GGCTCAGTATGGTTCTATCAGAAGTTTCATCTGTCTATCCTGCACAGAATAAAGAGATAAATTCTGAGAGCACAACTGCACCTAGTTCGGCCTCTTTACCTAAAG ATGGAGCTGTAACCCCAGGTGTCCTCCCAGTTATGCCATCTGTTGCATCTCCTGCTCCATCTGTTCATGTGACAGCAGGACATAAGAGGCCGAGAGCTAGTGTTCCATCTCTAAAGAATCAACCAAATGCTAATATTGCATCAG GTCCACCAAGGTATTCACGGCCTGGCCCATCCAACAAGTCACTGATTAGACCAAGAAAAGCTCCAACAACTGCATTTGCTCCACCTGCTATAGATCTCCATG GATCTGTGGCACCACCAAAATCAAGAACCTCCCCTTTCAGCAGTGCAAAGAGAGATGGCACGCCAGTTGCTGCACCCCCAACTGAAATGCATAGACATTTGGTCCCAACAAATAATTCACCCTCAAAAG CTCCTATGGTTACTCCAGCTCCTGAAGTCATCCCCAAGTATAGCCGACCACATCATGCTTCACCCTTTCATCAAG GCCCCTCTTTTTCTCCAACCCTGGCTCCAGCTCCTTCACAATCATCACCAATTCCTTCTGGCTCAAATGAGT GGCTAAATCATTCTCCTACAATTTCTCCTAGCTCTCATCCTGTGACCTCAAGTGCAGCCCCACCGCTGCCTATCTGGTTGCTGCCACCTCCACCTCCTAACATGG ATTGCAATTGGTTAATCTGCACAGAGCCTTCAACAAATCCACCTCCAGGATCACCATGTATTTGTGTCTTGCCAATTAGAGTTGGTCTTCGTCTTAGTGTTACACTATATACATTCTTTCCTTTGGTCCCTCAGTTTGCTGAAGAAATTGCCTTTGGAATCTATATGAAACAAAGTCAAGTGCGCATTATGGGAGCAAATGTTGCCAGCGACGAGCCAGAGAACACAATTGTCCTCATTGATTTGGTGCCTAGAGAAGAGCTGTTTGACAATACTACAGCATTTTTAACATTCGAGAAGTTTTGGCATAAGGATATCATCATAAACACATCACTTTTTGGTGAATATGCTGTTTTATATGTTCTTTATCCAG GGCTTCCTCCATCTCCACCAAGAGCACCAGCAGATATTAATTTTGGTGATGGGACATCTGGTAATAGCAATAATGGAAGGACGATAAAGCCCCTCGGTGTTGATGTGAGAAAACAAAAGGAGAAGACCAGTGGAAACTTAATTGCTGTTATTGTTCTATCATCATTTGTAGCACTCACTTTATGTGTGGGTGCTGCATGGTTCCTGTTATTGAAAAAAAGATGTCATAGTCATATGGCTGCAGCACATCTGCATAAAGTGCTGCCATTATTTGCAAGAACCTCAG GGACCAAACACATGATGTTGGGAAATAGGCCTTGTTCAGAATCTGCTTCCTTCAGTTCTAGTGTTGCAACATATACTGGATCAGCAAAGACATTTACTCTGGCCGAAATTGAAAAGGCTACAAACAGATTCGATGAAAGCAAAATTATTGGAGAAGGTGGTTTCGGGCGAGTCTACCAAGGCACGCTTGAAGATGGAATCAGAGTGGCTGTGAAGGTTCTTAAGAGAGATGACCAGCAGAGTGGACGGGAGTTTTTTGCGGAGGTCGAGATGCTAAATCGTTTACATCACAGGAACTTGGTCAAGTTGATTGGTATCTGCATGGGGGAAGCTGTGCGATGCCTTGTTTATGAACTAGTTCCAAATGGAAGCGTGGAATCTCACTTGCATG GAGTGGACAAGGAAACTGCTCCGCTTGACTGGAATTCTCGTATGAAGATTACACTTGGTGCAGCTCGAGGCCTTGCCTATTTGCATGAAGATTCAAGCCCTCGGGTCATACATCGAGATTTCAAGTCCAGCAACATCTTACTCGAGCATGATTACACTCCCAAGGTATCGGATTTTGGCCTGGCTCGAGCTGCTTTAGATGAGGGGAATTTGCACATCTCAACGCGAGTTATGGGAACTTTTGG TTACGTAGCACCAGAATATGCAATGACGGGGCACCTTCTTGTCAAGAGCGATGTCTACAGCTTCGGTGTTGTACTTCTTGAGCTGCTTACTGGTAGAAAACCGATCGACATGTTACAACCGCCAGGTCAGGAAAATCTGGTCACATGGGCTCGTCCTCTTCTCACAAATATGGATAATTTGGAGATGATCGTTGATCCAGCTCTTGCAATGAATGTACCGATTGACAGCATCGTGAAAGTTGCGGCCATTGCATCCATGTGTGTTCAGCCAGAAGTCTCTCACCGTCCATTTATGGGGGAGGTAGTTCAGGCCTTAAAGTTAGTATGTAACGAATGCAATCAGAACATAGGAACAGAGAGTTGTAGCCAGAATGAGCTACCTAATCGAGACACAGCAGCTAGGGTCAGTAATGGGTCACGTCTTGAAGCTGAAAGGGTACTTTTGGCATCTGATATATTAAGTACATCAACAAGGTTTGATCAGGATGAATCTGGCTCATTTCAAACACACTCAAACTCAGGTCCTCTGATCATGAGCAAGAGCAGACAGTTTTGGCAACGACTGAGAAGCCTGTCGACAGGAAGCGTTAGCGAGCGTGGAGCTGCACAAAGATTTGGGATAGGTTCAGAATGTGGTGAACAGTGGTCATAG
- the LOC135616913 gene encoding receptor-like serine/threonine-protein kinase ALE2 isoform X1, with translation MYQANRHAWCRGVVAFPLSPQRSTSELMFYQPSKQEGNERPFEAICLKNAGWTPTAVSVNARQHSQPSPPNLEPSEHCSLPPWSYRDQWHRSRKLASWSQFYLLVMGRALLQGFLRQPPLLLFPLGLLLLPIGVFGYKLSFNQHAFGMRRGKMGRRCGLSCRCIIYVVMVASAIYRVEGLSMVLSEVSSVYPAQNKEINSESTTAPSSASLPKDGAVTPGVLPVMPSVASPAPSVHVTAGHKRPRASVPSLKNQPNANIASGPPRYSRPGPSNKSLIRPRKAPTTAFAPPAIDLHGSVAPPKSRTSPFSSAKRDGTPVAAPPTEMHRHLVPTNNSPSKAPMVTPAPEVIPKYSRPHHASPFHQGPSFSPTLAPAPSQSSPIPSGSNEWLNHSPTISPSSHPVTSSAAPPLPIWLLPPPPPNMDCNWLICTEPSTNPPPGSPCICVLPIRVGLRLSVTLYTFFPLVPQFAEEIAFGIYMKQSQVRIMGANVASDEPENTIVLIDLVPREELFDNTTAFLTFEKFWHKDIIINTSLFGEYAVLYVLYPGLPPSPPRAPADINFGDGTSGNSNNGRTIKPLGVDVRKQKEKTSGNLIAVIVLSSFVALTLCVGAAWFLLLKKRCHSHMAAAHLHKVLPLFARTSGTKHMMLGNRPCSESASFSSSVATYTGSAKTFTLAEIEKATNRFDESKIIGEGGFGRVYQGTLEDGIRVAVKVLKRDDQQSGREFFAEVEMLNRLHHRNLVKLIGICMGEAVRCLVYELVPNGSVESHLHGKQRVDKETAPLDWNSRMKITLGAARGLAYLHEDSSPRVIHRDFKSSNILLEHDYTPKVSDFGLARAALDEGNLHISTRVMGTFGYVAPEYAMTGHLLVKSDVYSFGVVLLELLTGRKPIDMLQPPGQENLVTWARPLLTNMDNLEMIVDPALAMNVPIDSIVKVAAIASMCVQPEVSHRPFMGEVVQALKLVCNECNQNIGTESCSQNELPNRDTAARVSNGSRLEAERVLLASDILSTSTRFDQDESGSFQTHSNSGPLIMSKSRQFWQRLRSLSTGSVSERGAAQRFGIGSECGEQWS, from the exons ATGTATCAGGCCAATAGACATGCATGGTGCAGAGGGGTTGTTGCCTTTCCCCTCTCTCCCCAAAGGAGTACATCTGAGCTGATGTTCTACCAACCAAGCAAACAAGAAGGAAATGAACGGCCTTTCGAGGCCATATGCTTAAAAAATGCAGGTTGGACTCCCACTGCCGTGTCCGTCAACGCAAGACAACATTCACAGCCCAGTCCTCCCAATTTGGAGCCATCCGAGCATTGCTCACTGCCCCCTTGGAGCTACCGTGATCAGTGGCACA GATCGAGAAAGCTTGCTTCTTGGTCACAGTTTTATCTTCTGGTGATGGGAAGAGCACTCCTACAGGGTTTCCTTCGACAGCCCCCGCTCCTTTTGTTCCCTCTCGGCCTACTACTACTCCCTATTGGTGTTTTTGGCTATAAGCTTTCATTCAACCAACACGCCTTCG GAATGAGACGCGGTAAGATGGGTCGGCGATGCGGGCTTTCTTGTCGGTGTATCATCTACGTCGTGATGGTTGCTTCGGCGATCTATCGAGTGGAAG GGCTCAGTATGGTTCTATCAGAAGTTTCATCTGTCTATCCTGCACAGAATAAAGAGATAAATTCTGAGAGCACAACTGCACCTAGTTCGGCCTCTTTACCTAAAG ATGGAGCTGTAACCCCAGGTGTCCTCCCAGTTATGCCATCTGTTGCATCTCCTGCTCCATCTGTTCATGTGACAGCAGGACATAAGAGGCCGAGAGCTAGTGTTCCATCTCTAAAGAATCAACCAAATGCTAATATTGCATCAG GTCCACCAAGGTATTCACGGCCTGGCCCATCCAACAAGTCACTGATTAGACCAAGAAAAGCTCCAACAACTGCATTTGCTCCACCTGCTATAGATCTCCATG GATCTGTGGCACCACCAAAATCAAGAACCTCCCCTTTCAGCAGTGCAAAGAGAGATGGCACGCCAGTTGCTGCACCCCCAACTGAAATGCATAGACATTTGGTCCCAACAAATAATTCACCCTCAAAAG CTCCTATGGTTACTCCAGCTCCTGAAGTCATCCCCAAGTATAGCCGACCACATCATGCTTCACCCTTTCATCAAG GCCCCTCTTTTTCTCCAACCCTGGCTCCAGCTCCTTCACAATCATCACCAATTCCTTCTGGCTCAAATGAGT GGCTAAATCATTCTCCTACAATTTCTCCTAGCTCTCATCCTGTGACCTCAAGTGCAGCCCCACCGCTGCCTATCTGGTTGCTGCCACCTCCACCTCCTAACATGG ATTGCAATTGGTTAATCTGCACAGAGCCTTCAACAAATCCACCTCCAGGATCACCATGTATTTGTGTCTTGCCAATTAGAGTTGGTCTTCGTCTTAGTGTTACACTATATACATTCTTTCCTTTGGTCCCTCAGTTTGCTGAAGAAATTGCCTTTGGAATCTATATGAAACAAAGTCAAGTGCGCATTATGGGAGCAAATGTTGCCAGCGACGAGCCAGAGAACACAATTGTCCTCATTGATTTGGTGCCTAGAGAAGAGCTGTTTGACAATACTACAGCATTTTTAACATTCGAGAAGTTTTGGCATAAGGATATCATCATAAACACATCACTTTTTGGTGAATATGCTGTTTTATATGTTCTTTATCCAG GGCTTCCTCCATCTCCACCAAGAGCACCAGCAGATATTAATTTTGGTGATGGGACATCTGGTAATAGCAATAATGGAAGGACGATAAAGCCCCTCGGTGTTGATGTGAGAAAACAAAAGGAGAAGACCAGTGGAAACTTAATTGCTGTTATTGTTCTATCATCATTTGTAGCACTCACTTTATGTGTGGGTGCTGCATGGTTCCTGTTATTGAAAAAAAGATGTCATAGTCATATGGCTGCAGCACATCTGCATAAAGTGCTGCCATTATTTGCAAGAACCTCAG GGACCAAACACATGATGTTGGGAAATAGGCCTTGTTCAGAATCTGCTTCCTTCAGTTCTAGTGTTGCAACATATACTGGATCAGCAAAGACATTTACTCTGGCCGAAATTGAAAAGGCTACAAACAGATTCGATGAAAGCAAAATTATTGGAGAAGGTGGTTTCGGGCGAGTCTACCAAGGCACGCTTGAAGATGGAATCAGAGTGGCTGTGAAGGTTCTTAAGAGAGATGACCAGCAGAGTGGACGGGAGTTTTTTGCGGAGGTCGAGATGCTAAATCGTTTACATCACAGGAACTTGGTCAAGTTGATTGGTATCTGCATGGGGGAAGCTGTGCGATGCCTTGTTTATGAACTAGTTCCAAATGGAAGCGTGGAATCTCACTTGCATGGTAAGCAAA GAGTGGACAAGGAAACTGCTCCGCTTGACTGGAATTCTCGTATGAAGATTACACTTGGTGCAGCTCGAGGCCTTGCCTATTTGCATGAAGATTCAAGCCCTCGGGTCATACATCGAGATTTCAAGTCCAGCAACATCTTACTCGAGCATGATTACACTCCCAAGGTATCGGATTTTGGCCTGGCTCGAGCTGCTTTAGATGAGGGGAATTTGCACATCTCAACGCGAGTTATGGGAACTTTTGG TTACGTAGCACCAGAATATGCAATGACGGGGCACCTTCTTGTCAAGAGCGATGTCTACAGCTTCGGTGTTGTACTTCTTGAGCTGCTTACTGGTAGAAAACCGATCGACATGTTACAACCGCCAGGTCAGGAAAATCTGGTCACATGGGCTCGTCCTCTTCTCACAAATATGGATAATTTGGAGATGATCGTTGATCCAGCTCTTGCAATGAATGTACCGATTGACAGCATCGTGAAAGTTGCGGCCATTGCATCCATGTGTGTTCAGCCAGAAGTCTCTCACCGTCCATTTATGGGGGAGGTAGTTCAGGCCTTAAAGTTAGTATGTAACGAATGCAATCAGAACATAGGAACAGAGAGTTGTAGCCAGAATGAGCTACCTAATCGAGACACAGCAGCTAGGGTCAGTAATGGGTCACGTCTTGAAGCTGAAAGGGTACTTTTGGCATCTGATATATTAAGTACATCAACAAGGTTTGATCAGGATGAATCTGGCTCATTTCAAACACACTCAAACTCAGGTCCTCTGATCATGAGCAAGAGCAGACAGTTTTGGCAACGACTGAGAAGCCTGTCGACAGGAAGCGTTAGCGAGCGTGGAGCTGCACAAAGATTTGGGATAGGTTCAGAATGTGGTGAACAGTGGTCATAG